A window of the Trichoderma asperellum chromosome 6, complete sequence genome harbors these coding sequences:
- a CDS encoding uncharacterized protein (EggNog:ENOG41~antiSMASH:Cluster_6.2), with amino-acid sequence MTISSKGPQCWECLRRNSPCDGKTPICGNCSSAGMVCPGFTNNRPLTWLRTGMVSRIQKGKPAARPNATAAARDSRRRSSLSTSSTSSAIIPSPKSITSTPPRSRVRRKAARSDRGSDAGTPSGASSSGCSSGDSPPDSSSNSTAVASKAISSRDGDEDEDGGSLQSIADPRHQLVACRNRSGNSPADGAMQIHVTAIPPDLRPQDWDYIDAIKMYNNQLLPRLRSRQIIQNPAWVVELNGDALQSLSVANRHCFLAIAVGYHIMYVTLKNNLSLEPATTGPAAHLWWKFYLHINTSISALNDDIQQSFPNILSLFSSMAHLMSADILLFNSNSWRVHADAYLLLIKLCGGLKKLMNSSTTPLLMQSFVIGVTVFNTTSPSNEQMVDACNFDVDDVMTIYELGSSPLFYCPAPLFKEMFLINRLRLEAAVSGGDSKPSLCGVLERIDAYPIQVLTDCMDRKKAKDLHLVSLLFKSAVAVFGSMTLPCTSECSSRTPCAELQKTHREHLLHLLDASSEFMPLLDHILWPVIVAGAAAATESVESQMLVEMYLLNSVRDPYTGGCTRVALATMRNFWASGKTKWDECFDKPHAWMI; translated from the exons ATGACCATCTCCTCCAAAGGGCCGCAGTGCTGGGAGTGTCTGCGCCGCAACTCGCCATGCGACGGAAAGACCCCGATATGCGGCAACTGCAGCTCTGCCGGCATGGTCTGTCCCGGCTTCACCAACAATCGGCCGCTCACATGGCTGCGCACCGGCATGGTCTCGCGGATTCAGAAGGGCAAGCCCGCAGCCCGGCCGAATGCGACGGCTGCGGCGCGAGACTCGAGGCGGCGCAGCTCCCTGAGCACCTCGAGCACCTCGAGCGCGATAATACCATCGCCAAAGTCGATAACGAGCACGCCGCCGCGGTCTCGGGTGAGGAGAAAGGCGGCTAGAAGCGATCGAGGCAGCGATGCTGGCACTCCCTCGGGGGCATCATCCTCTGGCTGTAGTAGTGGTGATTCCCCTCCGGATTCGAGCTCAAATTCAACGGCAGTCGCCAGTAAGGCCATCAGTAGtagagatggcgatgaagatgaagatggaggctCTTTGCAGAGCATAGCAGATCCGAGACATCAGCTTGTTGCCTGCAGGAATCGATCTGGAAACAGCCCTGCGGATGGCGCTATGCAGATCCATGTCACGGCCATTCCTCCCGACCTAAGACCGCAGGATTGGGACTATATCGACGCCATTAAGATGT ACAACaaccagctgctgccaagatTGCGCTCACGGCAGATTATACAGAATCCCGCTTGGGTGGTCGAACTAAATGGCGATGCCCTCCAGTCTCTCTCGGTTGCAAACCGGCACTGCTTTCTTGCTATTGCGGTGGGCTATCACATTATGTATGTGACGCTAAAGAACAACCTCAGCCTGGAACCCGCAACTACTGGGCCGGCGGCTCATTTGTGGTGGAAATTCTATCTTCACATTAATACATCTATAAGCGCTCTCAATGATGATATACAGCAGAGCTTCCCAAATATTCTCAGCCTATTCTCTAGCATGGCGCACTTGATGAGTGCGGAT ATCTTGCTCTTTAATTCAAATTCATGGCGCGTTCATGCCGACGCCTATCTCTTACTAATAAAACTCTGCGGCGGCCTAAAGAAGCTGATGAACTCTTCCACAACCCCGTTGCTGATGCAAAGCTTTGTCAT CGGCGTCACTGTGTTCAACACCACCAGCCCGAGCAATGAGCAGATGGTTGATGCCTGCAACTTCGACGTTGACGATGTCATGACCATATACGAACTTGGCAGCAGCCCGCTATTCTACTGCCCTGCGCCCTTATTCAAGGAGATGTTCCTCATCAACCGTCTCCGCCTCGAGGCCGCAGTCTCCGGCGGCGATTCCAAACCCAGTCTTTGCGGCGTGCTTGAACGAATCGACGCATACCCGATCCAAGTCTTGACCGATTGCATGGACCGCAAAAAAGCCAAAGATCTTCACCTCGTCTCGTTGCTTTTCAAATCCGCAGTGGCCGTCTTTGGCTCCATGACGCTGCCTTGTACTTCCGAGTGCTCCTCTCGCACGCCATGCGCAGAGCTTCAGAAAACCCACCGAGAGCAtcttttgcatcttcttGATGCCTCGTCCGAATTCATGCCGCTCCTCGACCATATATTGTGGCCGGTGATAGtggctggcgctgccgcAGCCACTGAGTCTGTGGAAAGCCAGATGCTGGTGGAGATGTACTTGCTGAATAGCGTGCGGGATCCCTACACGGGAGGGTGCACCAGGGTCGCGttggcgacgatgaggaaCTTTTGGGCTTCAGGGAAGACGAAGTGGGACGAGTGCTTTGACAAGCCTCATGCTTGGATGATATAG